The Austwickia sp. genome includes a region encoding these proteins:
- a CDS encoding 2-oxo acid dehydrogenase subunit E2 has protein sequence MGTQTFLLPDLGEGLTEAEIISWAVAVGDTVAVDQVVVTVETAKAQVEVPCPYAGVVAQLYGDAGAVLDVGTPLISVTTAASAGAGDSAGGGGGADQASALVPSGTPESERDPRVTEAVTEERGGSGNVLIGYGTSEAKRGRRRRVVAARAEETPGQAAHAASQREFAFGAASPAGSGPAAGTPTMGGRVSAEGTAPGSRPGDAVRVISPLVRKMAAEHGIDLRRVRPSAPGGIITKRDVEAAIATAPAPGPALSTGDRSSTSTFGAMAPKAQVTNGRGLVEERIPITGIRKVITDKLTQSRREIPDATTWVDVDATGLRQLKDDLAATVPEARIGYLALLARIVVAGLTRYPAVNARVDLDAGEIVRLGSIHLSFAADSPRGLVVPVVHHAEQLTTTELAAALRDLVERARAGTLTPAELTGGTFTLNNYGVYGVDGSTPIINHPEAGMLGVGRIVDKPWVVGGALAVRPVTQLSLTFDHRVCDGGVAGGFIRYVADCVERPGALLAGL, from the coding sequence ATGGGCACCCAGACCTTCCTGCTGCCGGACCTCGGCGAGGGCCTGACCGAGGCGGAGATCATCTCGTGGGCCGTCGCGGTGGGGGACACGGTTGCCGTCGACCAGGTGGTGGTCACCGTGGAGACTGCGAAGGCCCAGGTGGAGGTGCCGTGCCCCTACGCCGGGGTGGTGGCCCAGCTGTACGGCGACGCGGGAGCCGTCCTGGACGTCGGCACGCCGCTGATCAGCGTGACCACCGCGGCGAGTGCTGGCGCTGGCGACTCGGCTGGCGGCGGAGGTGGCGCGGATCAGGCGTCGGCGCTGGTGCCGTCGGGGACGCCCGAGTCCGAGCGGGACCCCCGGGTGACCGAGGCGGTCACCGAGGAGCGGGGCGGGTCGGGCAACGTGCTGATCGGGTACGGGACCTCGGAGGCCAAGCGCGGCCGGCGCCGTCGGGTGGTGGCCGCCCGGGCCGAGGAGACCCCCGGGCAGGCGGCGCACGCGGCGTCGCAGCGGGAGTTCGCGTTCGGGGCGGCGAGCCCGGCCGGGTCTGGGCCTGCGGCTGGGACGCCCACCATGGGAGGTCGGGTGTCGGCCGAGGGCACGGCGCCGGGGTCGCGCCCTGGCGACGCCGTACGCGTGATCTCCCCGCTGGTGCGCAAGATGGCCGCGGAGCACGGCATCGACCTGCGCCGGGTGCGCCCGAGCGCTCCCGGCGGGATCATCACCAAGCGCGACGTGGAGGCGGCAATCGCCACCGCGCCTGCACCTGGTCCAGCGTTGTCCACAGGCGACCGTTCGTCGACCAGCACGTTTGGTGCCATGGCACCCAAAGCGCAGGTCACGAACGGTCGTGGGCTGGTCGAGGAGCGCATCCCGATCACCGGGATTCGCAAGGTCATCACGGACAAGCTCACCCAGTCGCGGCGGGAGATCCCCGACGCCACCACCTGGGTCGACGTCGACGCGACCGGGTTGCGGCAGCTCAAGGACGACCTGGCGGCGACCGTGCCGGAGGCGCGGATCGGCTACCTCGCGCTGCTCGCGCGCATCGTCGTGGCGGGGCTGACCCGCTACCCGGCGGTCAACGCGCGCGTCGACCTGGACGCGGGCGAGATCGTCCGCCTCGGTTCGATCCACCTGTCGTTCGCGGCGGACTCGCCGCGCGGCCTCGTCGTACCCGTCGTGCACCACGCCGAGCAGCTCACCACGACCGAGCTGGCCGCCGCGCTGCGCGACCTGGTCGAGCGCGCCCGCGCCGGCACGCTGACCCCGGCCGAACTGACCGGCGGCACGTTCACGCTGAACAACTACGGCGTGTACGGCGTGGACGGGTCGACCCCGATCATCAACCACCCCGAGGCCGGGATGCTCGGCGTCGGACGGATCGTGGACAAGCCATGGGTGGTGGGCGGCGCGCTGGCCGTGCGGCCGGTGACCCAACTGTCGCTGACCTTCGACCACCGGGTCTGCGACGGCGGGGTGGCGGGCGGGTTCATCCGGTACGTCGCCGACTGCGTCGAGCGCCCCGGCGCCCTGCTGGCCGGCCTCTGA
- a CDS encoding alpha-ketoacid dehydrogenase subunit beta, which yields MAQVTFAAALNQALRDALAADDTVSVFGEDVGVAGGVFRITDGIARDLGDDRCFDTPLAESGIVGFAIGMCMAGLRPVVEMQFDAFAYPAFEQITSHVAKMRNRTRGRLSMPMVIRVPYAGGIGGVEHHCDSSEAYYAHTPGLQVYTPGTVEDAYVLLRAAINSPDPVVFLEPKRLYWSKAETDLKDLAVRQDLLPPGRAAVRRRGDDVTLVAYGPSLPVALEAAEAAVDEGWSVEVVDLRTITPYDDATVVDSVRRTGRCVVVQEAQGFAGVGAEIAARVQERAFHALAAPVLRVAGLDIPYPPPKLEHVHLPGVERVLDAIARLQWDDQPDLRYVEGARAGGPR from the coding sequence ATGGCGCAGGTGACCTTTGCGGCGGCGCTCAACCAGGCGCTGCGCGACGCGCTCGCTGCCGACGACACCGTCTCGGTCTTTGGCGAGGACGTCGGCGTGGCCGGCGGGGTGTTCCGGATCACCGACGGGATCGCCCGCGACCTGGGCGACGACCGGTGCTTCGACACGCCGCTGGCCGAGTCCGGGATCGTCGGGTTCGCGATCGGGATGTGCATGGCCGGGCTGCGGCCCGTGGTGGAGATGCAGTTCGACGCGTTCGCCTATCCGGCGTTCGAGCAGATCACCTCGCACGTGGCGAAGATGCGCAATCGCACCCGCGGGCGGCTGTCGATGCCGATGGTGATCCGGGTGCCCTACGCCGGCGGGATCGGCGGGGTCGAGCACCACTGCGATTCGTCGGAGGCGTACTACGCGCACACCCCGGGCCTGCAGGTCTACACCCCCGGGACGGTCGAGGACGCGTACGTGCTGTTACGCGCCGCGATCAATTCCCCCGATCCGGTCGTCTTTTTGGAGCCGAAACGGCTGTATTGGTCGAAGGCAGAGACCGACCTGAAGGACCTCGCGGTCCGCCAGGACCTGCTGCCGCCGGGGCGGGCGGCGGTGCGGCGCCGTGGGGATGACGTGACGCTGGTGGCGTACGGGCCGTCGCTGCCGGTCGCGCTGGAGGCGGCCGAGGCCGCCGTGGACGAGGGTTGGTCCGTCGAGGTCGTGGACCTGCGCACGATCACCCCGTACGACGACGCGACCGTGGTGGACTCCGTGCGGCGCACCGGGCGCTGCGTGGTGGTGCAGGAGGCGCAGGGGTTCGCCGGGGTGGGCGCGGAGATCGCGGCGCGGGTGCAGGAGCGGGCGTTCCACGCGCTGGCGGCGCCGGTGCTGCGAGTGGCGGGCCTCGACATCCCCTATCCCCCACCGAAACTCGAGCACGTGCACCTGCCTGGGGTGGAGCGGGTGCTGGACGCCATCGCGCGGCTGCAGTGGGACGACCAGCCGGACCTGCGGTACGTCGAGGGCGCCCGCGCCGGGGGTCCCCGCTGA
- the pdhA gene encoding pyruvate dehydrogenase (acetyl-transferring) E1 component subunit alpha, producing the protein MIPAPEPVRFLDEQGERVAPNTDDYTAPSDDLALECYRRMVLGRRFDTQATALTKQGRLAVYPSSRGQEACQVGSVLSIRADDWFFPTYRDSVALVSRGIDPVEVLTLLRGDQHCGYDPAATYTAPQCTPLSTQLLHAAGVAYGEARQGRDRVALAFIGDGATSEGDFHEALNFAAVFKAPVVFVVQNNGWAISVPLSKQTAAPSLAYKGIGYGVVCEQVDGNDALAVLAVVGKAVDWARSGKGPVLVELHTYRMEAHTNADDATRYRTADEVQEWSGRDPVVRLEAYLRAIGRLDDAAIEAITAEGEAAAAALRDRMNEDPPVEPAAMFDHVYAALTPQLAEQRAMVLAEIAAEAPELGSGGAGDDVPPAPRSGDVRKGH; encoded by the coding sequence CTGATCCCCGCTCCCGAGCCGGTGCGCTTCCTCGACGAGCAGGGCGAGCGGGTCGCCCCCAACACCGACGACTACACGGCGCCCTCCGACGACCTGGCGCTGGAGTGTTACCGCCGCATGGTGCTGGGCCGGCGCTTCGACACCCAGGCCACGGCGCTGACCAAGCAGGGTCGGCTGGCGGTCTACCCCAGCTCCCGCGGCCAGGAAGCCTGCCAGGTCGGGTCGGTGCTCAGCATCCGCGCCGACGACTGGTTCTTCCCGACGTACCGCGACTCCGTCGCCCTCGTCTCCCGCGGCATCGACCCGGTCGAGGTGCTCACCCTGCTGCGCGGCGACCAGCACTGCGGCTACGACCCCGCGGCGACGTACACCGCCCCGCAGTGCACACCCCTGTCGACGCAGCTGCTGCACGCGGCGGGCGTCGCGTACGGCGAGGCGCGGCAGGGCCGCGACCGGGTGGCGCTGGCGTTCATCGGCGACGGCGCGACCAGTGAGGGCGACTTCCACGAGGCGCTGAACTTCGCCGCCGTCTTCAAGGCGCCAGTCGTCTTCGTGGTGCAGAACAACGGCTGGGCCATCTCCGTGCCGCTCTCCAAGCAGACCGCGGCACCGAGCCTGGCGTACAAGGGCATCGGGTACGGCGTCGTGTGCGAGCAGGTCGACGGCAACGACGCGCTCGCGGTCCTGGCGGTGGTCGGCAAGGCGGTCGACTGGGCGCGGTCGGGCAAGGGCCCGGTGCTGGTGGAGCTGCACACGTACCGGATGGAGGCGCACACGAACGCCGACGACGCCACGCGCTACCGCACCGCGGATGAGGTGCAGGAGTGGAGCGGGCGCGACCCCGTCGTGCGGCTGGAGGCCTACCTGCGCGCGATCGGTCGGCTCGACGACGCGGCGATCGAGGCGATCACGGCCGAGGGCGAGGCCGCGGCGGCGGCGCTGCGGGATCGGATGAACGAGGACCCGCCGGTGGAGCCGGCGGCGATGTTCGACCACGTGTACGCGGCGCTGACCCCGCAGCTGGCCGAGCAGCGGGCGATGGTGCTGGCCGAGATCGCCGCCGAGGCGCCGGAATTGGGCTCGGGTGGCGCGGGCGACGACGTACCCCCTGCGCCGCGCAGCGGCGACGTACGGAAGGGGCACTGA
- a CDS encoding Lrp/AsnC family transcriptional regulator, producing MRDQSSPPQVLDATDRAIVAALVDDGRLSMRALAERLHISRANAYARLDRLLEAGVINGFAARVAHEKAGLSTTAYVCLSIEQDTWREVREAVAAVPYVEHVALVAADFDVIALVRAPDNATLREVVLEQLQAIKGVRNSRTWLVFADHETPGPWRSVSERPGPAAPKVS from the coding sequence ATGCGCGACCAGTCGTCGCCACCGCAGGTGCTGGACGCGACGGACCGGGCGATCGTCGCGGCGCTCGTGGACGACGGGCGGCTGTCCATGCGCGCCCTGGCCGAGCGGCTGCACATCAGCCGGGCCAACGCCTACGCCCGATTGGACCGCCTCCTGGAGGCCGGGGTGATCAACGGCTTCGCGGCGCGGGTGGCCCACGAGAAGGCGGGGCTGTCGACCACGGCGTACGTCTGTCTGTCCATCGAGCAGGACACCTGGCGCGAGGTGCGCGAGGCGGTGGCGGCGGTGCCGTACGTCGAGCACGTGGCCCTCGTCGCCGCCGACTTCGACGTGATCGCGCTGGTCCGGGCGCCGGACAATGCCACCCTTCGCGAGGTGGTGCTCGAACAGCTCCAGGCCATCAAGGGGGTGCGCAACTCGCGAACCTGGCTGGTCTTCGCCGACCACGAGACGCCGGGCCCTTGGCGCTCCGTGTCGGAGCGGCCGGGGCCCGCGGCGCCGAAGGTCAGCTGA
- a CDS encoding DUF4235 domain-containing protein: MNDRMFKLIGTGAAIGAAALAKQVSEKGWKAVMASDPPANPEDPDTELWEAIAWAVASGAVIAVARMMASRQWTKYYTKSTGHAPANPNEVS; encoded by the coding sequence GTGAACGATCGGATGTTCAAGCTCATCGGGACGGGGGCCGCGATCGGCGCGGCCGCGCTGGCCAAGCAGGTCAGCGAGAAGGGCTGGAAGGCCGTCATGGCGAGCGACCCGCCGGCCAACCCCGAGGACCCCGACACCGAGCTCTGGGAGGCCATCGCCTGGGCCGTGGCGTCCGGTGCGGTGATCGCGGTGGCTCGGATGATGGCGTCGCGGCAGTGGACGAAGTACTACACGAAGTCCACCGGCCACGCCCCCGCCAACCCCAACGAGGTCAGCTGA
- a CDS encoding ECF transporter S component has protein sequence MTTTTYTRDRALARGGPFAWRAVDLVTAAILGVAFGVAFIGWDYLLNTPWSTLTAGFPPASSLALGVWLLPAVAGALVIRRPGAALFVEMVAALLEYLLGNPWGPGVLISGLLQGLGVEVAFALFRWRGWRLPHAVIAGALAAVFEIVLYEWWSYAAEYAWGWKLAVLAFSVISGVLVAGVGAHYLVRALARAGALRAFPPGAELAAAPEDPAYDAFPAAR, from the coding sequence ATGACCACCACCACCTACACCCGCGACCGCGCTCTCGCGCGCGGCGGCCCGTTCGCCTGGCGGGCCGTCGACCTCGTCACCGCCGCGATCCTCGGGGTCGCGTTCGGGGTCGCCTTCATCGGCTGGGATTACCTGCTCAACACGCCGTGGTCCACGCTGACCGCGGGGTTCCCGCCCGCCAGCTCCCTCGCCCTGGGGGTGTGGCTGCTGCCCGCGGTCGCCGGCGCGCTGGTGATCCGCCGGCCCGGCGCGGCGCTGTTCGTCGAGATGGTCGCGGCGCTGCTGGAGTACCTGCTCGGCAACCCCTGGGGCCCCGGCGTTCTGATCTCCGGCCTGCTGCAGGGCCTCGGCGTCGAGGTGGCCTTCGCCCTGTTCCGGTGGCGGGGCTGGCGCCTGCCGCACGCCGTCATCGCGGGCGCGCTGGCCGCGGTGTTCGAGATCGTGCTCTACGAATGGTGGAGCTACGCGGCCGAGTACGCGTGGGGCTGGAAGCTCGCCGTGCTGGCCTTCTCGGTGATCTCCGGTGTGCTCGTGGCCGGCGTCGGCGCGCACTATCTCGTCCGGGCCCTGGCCCGGGCCGGCGCCCTGCGGGCGTTCCCGCCCGGCGCCGAGCTGGCGGCGGCCCCGGAGGACCCGGCGTACGACGCCTTCCCCGCGGCCCGCTGA
- a CDS encoding ATP-binding cassette domain-containing protein, with protein sequence MTTRGLTFTPLGARAPVVRELDLDVAPGEKVLLVGASGSGKSTLLRALAGVLAEIDPGDLRGEVLVDGRPVVPGDGRVALAVQDPADARVAGRVGRDVAFGPENLGLPRSAIRERVGWALELVGFPYGPDRRTDALSGGEAQRLALAGVLAMRPGALLLDEPTAMLDADSAATVREAVRRVVEAYACTLVVVEHRLEGWVDVVDRLVVLGDGGRVVADGPVAAVLRDRRDDLLARGIWVPGAPDPEPRDVPAELVAPLVAGGSGAAGDAGSAAEALLRAEGVSLARRPRTGLSVVRRGQAPVLAVDAVDLTCAAGAMHVLRGASGAGKSSLLGLLAGLDRPTSGRVIAAPALARGAGEAPYAWTSAQLADRMGWVPQRAELTVLGATVADSILATSRALGRDDRWAQTRARGLLELLGLLPAAGRDPHRLSGGELRRLAVATGLAHGPAVLALDEPTVGQDRHTWAAVAGLVRGAANAGTAAPVATHDAALSALADVTTELSRGRVARRSGGAG encoded by the coding sequence CTGACGACGCGCGGGCTGACGTTCACCCCGCTCGGCGCACGGGCGCCGGTCGTGCGCGAGCTCGATCTGGACGTCGCGCCGGGGGAGAAGGTGCTGCTCGTCGGGGCCAGCGGGTCGGGCAAGTCCACGCTGCTGCGGGCTCTCGCGGGCGTCCTGGCGGAGATCGACCCCGGCGACCTGCGTGGCGAGGTGCTGGTGGACGGGCGGCCCGTCGTCCCCGGTGACGGCCGGGTCGCCCTGGCGGTGCAGGATCCCGCCGACGCCCGGGTCGCCGGGCGGGTCGGGCGCGACGTGGCGTTCGGCCCCGAGAACCTCGGCCTGCCGCGATCCGCGATCCGCGAGCGCGTGGGGTGGGCGCTGGAGCTGGTGGGTTTCCCGTACGGTCCGGACCGACGCACCGACGCCCTCTCCGGCGGCGAGGCCCAGCGCCTCGCCCTGGCCGGGGTGCTGGCGATGCGACCAGGTGCGCTGCTGCTCGACGAGCCGACCGCGATGCTCGACGCGGACTCGGCGGCGACGGTGCGCGAGGCCGTACGCCGGGTCGTGGAGGCCTACGCCTGCACGCTCGTCGTGGTGGAGCACCGGCTGGAGGGCTGGGTCGACGTGGTGGACCGGCTCGTCGTCCTGGGCGACGGGGGGCGGGTCGTGGCCGACGGGCCGGTCGCGGCCGTGCTGCGCGATCGCCGCGACGACCTGCTGGCGCGGGGGATCTGGGTGCCGGGCGCGCCGGACCCGGAGCCCCGCGACGTACCGGCCGAGCTGGTGGCGCCGCTGGTCGCCGGCGGGTCCGGCGCGGCGGGTGATGCGGGTTCGGCGGCGGAGGCCCTCCTGCGCGCGGAGGGGGTCTCGCTGGCGCGGCGGCCGCGGACGGGGCTTTCCGTCGTACGCCGCGGGCAGGCGCCCGTTCTCGCCGTCGACGCCGTCGACCTGACCTGCGCCGCCGGTGCCATGCACGTGCTGCGCGGCGCCAGCGGGGCCGGCAAGTCGAGCCTGCTGGGCCTGTTGGCGGGGCTGGACCGGCCGACCAGCGGCCGCGTGATCGCGGCGCCGGCTTTGGCCCGGGGGGCGGGCGAGGCCCCCTACGCATGGACGTCGGCGCAGCTCGCCGACCGGATGGGCTGGGTGCCGCAGCGCGCCGAGCTGACGGTCCTGGGCGCGACGGTCGCCGACTCGATCCTGGCGACCTCCCGCGCGCTGGGTCGTGACGACCGGTGGGCGCAGACCCGGGCGCGTGGCCTGCTGGAGCTGCTGGGCCTGCTCCCGGCGGCGGGCCGCGACCCGCACCGGCTCTCCGGGGGGGAGCTGCGGCGGCTGGCCGTCGCGACCGGGCTGGCGCACGGGCCGGCCGTATTGGCGCTGGACGAGCCGACGGTCGGCCAGGACCGACACACGTGGGCGGCGGTCGCGGGGCTGGTTCGGGGGGCGGCGAATGCCGGTACGGCGGCGCCGGTGGCCACCCACGACGCGGCGCTGAGCGCGCTCGCCGACGTGACCACCGAGCTGAGTCGCGGCCGGGTGGCGCGGCGGTCAGGTGGTGCCGGATGA
- a CDS encoding energy-coupling factor transporter transmembrane protein EcfT: MLARCGPLALLGASFLLVVGGLALSGLRPALIAFGAEIAVLVLLVGRTPFPWWRLLPGLLAFASVAWSNWLLAVPRSIDAAVVAGVRVAYFVVPGLVLASFVDPAALGDHLGQRLRLPARPVLAAVAALQRVDAFGEDWDTLQRSRRARGLGPTRSPVAQFGHYARLTFALLVEAIRQAGRMTVAMEARGYSAPVRTGRRRTWAEPAPWTRWDTALILVALALAALPTILAAAGP; this comes from the coding sequence ATGCTCGCGCGCTGCGGGCCGCTGGCTCTGCTGGGGGCCTCGTTCCTGCTGGTGGTGGGCGGCCTAGCCCTCTCCGGGCTGCGGCCGGCGCTGATCGCGTTCGGCGCCGAGATCGCGGTGCTGGTGCTGCTGGTCGGGCGGACGCCGTTCCCCTGGTGGCGGCTGCTGCCCGGGCTCCTGGCGTTTGCCTCGGTCGCCTGGTCGAACTGGCTGCTGGCGGTGCCGCGGTCGATCGACGCCGCAGTGGTGGCCGGGGTGCGGGTCGCTTATTTCGTGGTTCCGGGACTGGTCCTGGCCTCGTTCGTCGATCCGGCCGCGCTGGGGGATCATCTCGGCCAGCGGCTGCGCCTGCCGGCGCGTCCGGTGCTCGCCGCGGTGGCGGCGCTGCAGCGGGTCGATGCCTTCGGCGAGGACTGGGACACGCTACAGCGGTCCCGCCGGGCCCGCGGGCTCGGGCCCACGCGCTCGCCGGTGGCGCAGTTCGGGCACTACGCCCGGCTGACGTTCGCGCTGCTGGTCGAGGCGATCCGGCAGGCCGGGCGGATGACCGTCGCGATGGAGGCACGGGGCTATTCGGCGCCGGTGCGGACCGGGCGGCGGCGTACCTGGGCCGAACCCGCCCCGTGGACCCGCTGGGACACGGCTCTCATCCTTGTGGCGCTGGCCCTGGCCGCTCTGCCGACGATCCTGGCCGCGGCCGGGCCGTAG
- a CDS encoding PhzF family phenazine biosynthesis protein — translation MDLSFRLINVFAESNDPFSGNAVAIFDNAPDVSDEDMASIAQQLTMETVFVRSIDGQSADIRHVGSHPQARLAGSPALGAAHVIDEILGHPRQELRLSGGPDAGTLTILPYGKDNWRIQARAGEARKLKSSPQILASLVGLQMNAISDEVMVIDSGRSGVVLPVNSVADVDKTHLDARMLHSYAMLLNCEPQVYVWARKDDDTIVSRMFFGPGGGVLEVAATGSGAANLGHWLSSHGETGKWRIYQGAAVGRPSVLDLEVQDGDVVFVGGHVNQIATGTMTI, via the coding sequence ATGGACCTCAGCTTCCGACTCATCAACGTGTTTGCCGAGAGCAACGACCCCTTCTCCGGCAACGCGGTCGCCATCTTCGACAACGCCCCCGATGTGAGCGATGAGGACATGGCGTCCATCGCCCAGCAGCTCACGATGGAGACGGTCTTCGTCCGCAGCATCGACGGGCAGAGCGCGGACATCCGCCACGTCGGTTCGCACCCGCAGGCGCGGCTCGCGGGTAGCCCGGCGCTGGGCGCGGCGCACGTGATCGACGAGATTCTCGGCCACCCGCGCCAGGAGCTACGGCTCAGCGGCGGGCCGGACGCCGGGACGCTGACAATCCTGCCGTACGGCAAGGACAACTGGCGGATCCAGGCCCGCGCCGGTGAGGCCCGCAAGCTCAAGTCGAGCCCGCAGATCCTCGCCTCGCTGGTGGGGCTGCAGATGAACGCGATCAGCGACGAGGTCATGGTCATCGACTCGGGCCGCTCCGGGGTCGTCCTGCCCGTGAACAGCGTCGCGGACGTCGACAAGACGCACCTCGACGCGCGGATGCTGCACAGCTACGCGATGCTGCTGAACTGCGAGCCGCAGGTCTATGTGTGGGCGCGCAAGGACGACGACACGATCGTCTCCCGCATGTTCTTCGGGCCCGGCGGCGGCGTCTTGGAGGTCGCGGCCACCGGTTCCGGCGCGGCCAACCTCGGGCACTGGCTGTCCTCGCACGGCGAGACCGGCAAGTGGCGGATCTACCAGGGCGCCGCGGTCGGCCGCCCCTCGGTGCTCGACCTGGAGGTTCAGGACGGTGACGTGGTCTTCGTCGGCGGGCACGTCAACCAGATCGCCACGGGGACGATGACGATATAG